The genomic DNA ATCGCCGCGACGGGGAGAAGATCCTCCGTATTCTCCAAGAGGCGGCGGGCGATGCGGTCATCGTGGCCGAGGACTTGGGCGTGGTCCCGGTGTACGTGCGCCCCAGCTTGTTGGAACTGGGCATCAGTGGTTTCAAGATCCCGCTTTTTGAGCGCGACGATGCCACACGCGAATACAAGGATCCGGCGGATTATCCCGAACTGACCCTGGCCACCCTGTCCACCCATGACCACGAAACCCTCAAGGGGACGTGGGAGGGATGGTGGGCCAAGATCGAACGGGACTGGGGCCGGGGAGTGATCAAGCAGGGCGACGAGGGGCTGGCCCAGGACGCCCGTGAAGCCTCGTGGGAGATTTACCGGTTGCTTCGATTTGCCGGGTTGGACGATTCCCGTCTGGTCAGGGAGTTCGAACCGGCCGTTCACCAGGCGGCCTGCCGACAATTGTTGGAATGTCCGTCCTGGCTGGCCGTGCTGACCGTGACCGACTTTTTCGCCCTCGATCTGCGTTTCAACGTCCCCGGGCCGGTGAGTGAAAGCAATTGGTCGGAACGTCTGCCCTTCAGTGTGGATGAGTTGGCTGCGGGCAAAGTGAGACCGGATTTGATTTTCGGCCTGGCTGAATGGCTGCGTGAAAGCGGGCGCTTGGGACGGGGTTAGCCGAGGGGGCTCGATTCTTCGCGATCTTCGCGGTGGGCATCGTCTTTCAGGGCGGTGAAAAGTGGACGGGCACACGAATTTCCCATCGATTCACCGGGGGACGGCGTTATGCTGCTCTGTTCATGATTGCGCCCCTTCAACCCTGGGACAACGGCCTGGAGTCCCGGGTGCGGGAGATGTTCGGCCCCGGTGGGTTGCTTTCCAAGGCCAAGAACTTCGAACACCGCCAACCCCAGCAGGAAATGGCGTCGGCGGTGGCCCGTTCGCTCGAGAACGAACGCCATCTGGTGGTCGAGGCCGGAACGGGCATCGGCAAGAGCCTGGCCTACCTGCTGCCCGCGGTGCACTTCGCCGTCGAGCAGGGGCGCAAGGCCCTGGTCTCGACCTACACCATCAACCTGCAGGAGCAACTTTTCCACAAGGACATCCCCTTGGTGGAGAAGATCGTGCCCTTCGATTTCCAGGCCACCCTGCTCAAGGGACGGCACAATTACATCTGCCCGCACCGCCTCAAACGCGCGCGGCAGTTGGCGGCCGATTTATTCGTCACCAGCGAGAAAGCCGAATTGGAACGCTTGTGGGAATGGTGGCAGGCCACCACTGACGGGACGCTGAGCGATTTCAATCTGGCGCCGGACCCGAAGGTCTGGGCCCAGGTCTGCAGCGAGGCCCATGTCTGCACCCCCCGGACCTGCGGCAACGACCCAAAGTGCTTCTACCAACAGGCCCGCAAACGACTGGTCGAGGCCCATGTGGTGGTGATGAACCACACCCTGTTCTTCACCTGCCTGGGCGGGATCGACGAGGACATGATGGCCGGGGGCGGGTATTTGTTTCCGAATGACTTTGTCGTTTTCGACGAGGCCCACAACCTCGAGTCGGCGGCTGCCCGGCACATCGGATTGAGTGTGGGATCCTCCTCCTTGCGCTACCAGTTGCACCGGCTCTACCACCCCACGACGCGCAAGGGATTGTTGGTGCTGGCCCGCAACACTGAAGGGCAGCGGATGGTGGTGGACCTGTTGGACCGGGTGGACGAGTTTTTTTCCAAATTGGAGAATGCCTGCCGGTTCGACCAGGGCAACGAGTGGAGGGTGCGGCAGCCCGATGTGGTCGAAGATTCGCTTTCACTTCCGGCGATGCAGCTCCGGCAGGCCCTGCTGGATGCCGCGGCGTCGTCCGAGGACGAAACCCAGCAGGTGGAACTGCGAGACATGGCCCGGCGCTTCGCCGAATTCAAAGACGACCTCTCGGTTTTTCTATCCCAGGCGCATGAGAACTATGTTTATTGGGTGGAGCGGAGCGGGCGCGGATCCTCCGGAGCCCTGCAACTGCACGGGGCGCCGGTGGACCTGGCCGGGGTGCTTGAACCCATGCTGTTCAAGCCGGGCAACACCGCGATCATGACCAGTGCCACCTTGTCTGTGGGTGAGGGATTGGATTATTTCCAGAAACGGGTGGGGGCCTTCGAGGCCGACACACTGCAACTGGATTCACCTTTCGATTACGCCCGGCAGATGAAAGTATTCATCCCCAAGCGCATGCCCGAACCATCGCAGGGACGCGAATACGAGGAAGCCCTGCAGCGCTGGATCCGCTACTTTCTCGGCCAGACCGGAGGGCGGGCCTTTGTCCTGTTCACCAGCTACGGGGCGATGCAACGCGTGGCCCAGGGCATGGCGGGCTGGTTGGCGGAGCAGGGATGGCCTTTCATGCTGCAAGGCGGGGGGATGTCGCGCAAGAAGATGTTGGACGACTTCAAGAGCCGGGACCATGCCGTGCTTTTCGGGACGGACAGCTTCTGGCAGGGGGTCGATGTGCCCGGCGAAGCACTGGTCAACGTCATCGTGACCCGTTTGCCCTTCGCCGTCCCTGACCATCCGCTGATCGAAGCACGGCTGGAATGGATCGAGGAACGCGGGGGCGATCCATTCCGGGAGTATTCCCTGCCCGAGGCCATTCTGAAATTCCGCCAGGGGGTGGGGCGGTTGATCCGCACGGCCACCGATCACGGGCAGGTGGCGATCCTGGACGCCCGGATCTTGAGCAAGTCCTACGGCAAGGCCTTTCTGGCCAAACTACCGGACTGTCCCGTGACTTTGTTGGGCGACGAGGTATTGGGGGGAGCGGGGCTGGAAGATTGAGCCGCTGTCGCTGTCGCGATTGTTGTGGCGGACGACAAAAACGACCACGGCCAGGATGAGGCCGACCACGGCGAGGACGATGACGGCATACCAGAGGTAATCGGGTCCGGTGACCTTGAGGGAGGAAGGAGCGGCGGTGGAAGATGAGGGCACGAGGACTGGTTTGGCCTCCTGCACAGCTGATGCTGAGGCCGATACGGTGGCCGAGGTGGCTCCTGGCAGGTGGAGAATGGCCGAGACCTTGGCGTTTTTCTTCGGTTCGCGCGGAGGATAAGCCCGCGTTGCCGGGGAAACGGCCAGGGACATGGTGTTGCTCAGGATGGCCGCCGGTGGCTTGGGCAGGGCCTGGGGTACCTGGGCCGGTGGCTCGGCGGCCGCTTGTTGCTCAATCCGTCCGGCCTTTTGCCGCATCTCCGCGGCCCAACTGGCGAAGGAATCGGCGTCAAATTGCTCGGGATCACGCAGGGTGAAGCCGAACCATAGGTCGCCAGTTTGGATGATTTGATCGTCCCCCAAGATCGTGCTCGTGACGGCCTGGCCTTCAACGTTGGTTCCGTTGCGGGAGCCCAGATCTTCGATGTACCAGGCATCTTGGTAAAAGACCAAGCGGGCATGCTGGCGGCTGACCGAGTCATTGGTGCTCATGATCGCACTGCCGGGCAGGCGCCCGATGAAGAATTCAGCCTCGGTCAGGGGGAAGGCTTCCGGCCAGGATGCTTCCTGCCCGGCCAGAGGAACAAGCATGGCCACGACCTTTTTTGGACTCACCCGATGGGGAAATCAAGAATCAAGCGCATCCTCCCACCCGGACTATTGCATTTCTCCCGGGAACTTTTAACTTGGGGCGTCCCGAGGTTGGCACGGAACGGGCTGTCCTATTCCCACCCCGCCGCGG from Candidatus Methylacidiphilales bacterium includes the following:
- a CDS encoding helicase C-terminal domain-containing protein translates to MIAPLQPWDNGLESRVREMFGPGGLLSKAKNFEHRQPQQEMASAVARSLENERHLVVEAGTGIGKSLAYLLPAVHFAVEQGRKALVSTYTINLQEQLFHKDIPLVEKIVPFDFQATLLKGRHNYICPHRLKRARQLAADLFVTSEKAELERLWEWWQATTDGTLSDFNLAPDPKVWAQVCSEAHVCTPRTCGNDPKCFYQQARKRLVEAHVVVMNHTLFFTCLGGIDEDMMAGGGYLFPNDFVVFDEAHNLESAAARHIGLSVGSSSLRYQLHRLYHPTTRKGLLVLARNTEGQRMVVDLLDRVDEFFSKLENACRFDQGNEWRVRQPDVVEDSLSLPAMQLRQALLDAAASSEDETQQVELRDMARRFAEFKDDLSVFLSQAHENYVYWVERSGRGSSGALQLHGAPVDLAGVLEPMLFKPGNTAIMTSATLSVGEGLDYFQKRVGAFEADTLQLDSPFDYARQMKVFIPKRMPEPSQGREYEEALQRWIRYFLGQTGGRAFVLFTSYGAMQRVAQGMAGWLAEQGWPFMLQGGGMSRKKMLDDFKSRDHAVLFGTDSFWQGVDVPGEALVNVIVTRLPFAVPDHPLIEARLEWIEERGGDPFREYSLPEAILKFRQGVGRLIRTATDHGQVAILDARILSKSYGKAFLAKLPDCPVTLLGDEVLGGAGLED
- a CDS encoding FHA domain-containing protein, giving the protein MSPKKVVAMLVPLAGQEASWPEAFPLTEAEFFIGRLPGSAIMSTNDSVSRQHARLVFYQDAWYIEDLGSRNGTNVEGQAVTSTILGDDQIIQTGDLWFGFTLRDPEQFDADSFASWAAEMRQKAGRIEQQAAAEPPAQVPQALPKPPAAILSNTMSLAVSPATRAYPPREPKKNAKVSAILHLPGATSATVSASASAVQEAKPVLVPSSSTAAPSSLKVTGPDYLWYAVIVLAVVGLILAVVVFVVRHNNRDSDSGSIFQPRSPQYLVAQQSHGTVR